One window from the genome of Dermacentor silvarum isolate Dsil-2018 chromosome 5, BIME_Dsil_1.4, whole genome shotgun sequence encodes:
- the LOC119453687 gene encoding uncharacterized protein LOC119453687, producing MARERLIPPSRRSTRIPAETLAPRKESAWDDDTDTGDKNVTWNSCFRPPRLMRMPELKKEGSSYKCCVRGCRASGNEPFTGIWLFALPADKTLKSAWFESIPINPEINRPLSPRLCFEHFKKEDFIMFKDRPIGLVDNAVPTEMANKKLCQ from the exons ATGGCCAGGGAGAGGCTGATTCCGCCTAGCAGACGGAGCACGAGAATACCTGCGGAGACCTTGGCGCCGAGGAAAGAGTCTGCTTGGGATGACGACACCGACACAGGTGACAAGAATGTCACGTGGAATTCCTGCTTTCGGCCTCCCAGGTTAATGAGGATGCCAGA GCTAAAGAAAGAAGGCAGCTCGTACAAGTGCTGCGTCCGGGGATGCCGTGCGTCAGGCAACGAGCCTTTCACCGGCATCTGGTTGTTTGCACTGCCTGCCGACAAAACGCTGAAGTCGGCCTGGTTCGAGAGCATCCCCATCAACCCCGAAATCAACAGACCCCTGAGCCCTCGGTTGTGTTTCGAGCACTTCAAGAAGGAGGATTTCATTATGTTCAAGGACCGCCCGATTGGGCTCGTTGATAATGCGGTGCCCACGGAGATGGCGAACAAAAAGTTGTGCCAATAA